From a region of the Besnoitia besnoiti strain Bb-Ger1 chromosome I, whole genome shotgun sequence genome:
- a CDS encoding hypothetical protein (encoded by transcript BESB_007850) yields MDQLGRKKLLETAAVADRLREFKTAGMCFSRCIEAVKSRLSNSEKECIWNCAQRWEEAHHFINMRAGDLVQNTDRSDRRPGADRL; encoded by the exons ATGGACCAACTCGGGAGAAAGAAGCTTCTCGAGACCGCCGCTGTGGCA GATCGACTCCGAGAATTCAAAACGGCAGGCATGTGTTTCTCTCGATGCATCGAAGCCGTCA AAAGCCGACTGAGCAACTCGGAAAAAGAATGCATATGGAACTGTGCCCAACGGTGGGAAGAAGCCCACCATTTCATCAATATGAGAGCGGGGGACTTGGTGCAAAACACAGACAGATCTGATCGGCGCCCCGGTGCTGACCGACTCTGA
- a CDS encoding ThiF family protein (encoded by transcript BESB_007830) has protein sequence MERGGGDLSHQGGGPSCMPSGASVDRYDRQIRIWGEHGQSELGHASVLVLGSSATAGEVLKNLVLPGIRRFVVVDDAEVMLSDLRNMALNPADVGQSRAACLVRELRQLNPEAEGTAVHMNPLTYVAACEAALDRGDCPANVRRTPLTSERRSSDATHAGNPEDANTGLRQPSCFSLVIACQQSLDLLLRLSEVCGLESLQHTRPPSASRQPSDLSSSNGGVATRSDSPEAPPSTSKGHPSPGGRQRSGDNGVCLRRVGAVPLITVTTLGMLGVVRVAAGERCLVERKAQSDGRIDLRLFDPFPELYEFAMEYDLDRLDDLAHAQVPFVVILIQALSRYRRNFQGATTGYSRSASCHPQPSEPPSPTPLPPEARGELENIIQGMRRHPDEANFDEALANIYRVLKLYSVSADTIEVIEQASSSLFRPATNVAFWNMARGLAAFYRACRKLPVQGTLPDMTSDTLSFIRLQQIYAKRAEGDCNAIRASVSMLQGDSFGSDADGEPLSLSERPNSRKALSPRRHDSREAADGSVDPGLSRAPSDNSCPSLGDVEKFCRNAHDLKVIRYRSLGEEFNPSTVNRDVFEEATAALVTRDDDEGVPLLPWYVALWACHRFAARHDVFPGVRPVGWFDSNSDGYSCSGQQRGSVTAGSGDESRGAMWHRRGEDAESHSIASHPERSSAASPIDSDVDCLKREVGTLLSEINVADFAVDDKIIRQMVAFGGSEQHTTAAIVGGVAAQEAVKLICNQFEPINNTFIWNGIERKAEVLEL, from the exons ATGGAGCGAGGTGGCGGCGATCTCTCTCATCAAGGCGGAGGCCCTTCCTGCATGCCCTCGGGGGCCTCCGTGGATCGCTATGACCGTCAGATCCGGATATGGGGAGAGCACGGTCAGAGTGAACTCGGGCATGCTTCAGTTCTCGTGTTGGGGTCTTCCGCGACGGCTGGCGAGGTGTTGAAGAATCTCGTTTTGCCTGGAATCAGGCGGTTCGTGGTtgtcgacgacgcggaggtgATGCTCTCCGATCTACGAAACATGGCCTTGAACCCCGCGGACGTTGGTcagtcgcgggcggcgtgtcTGGTCCGCGAACTTCGGCAACTCAACCCCGAAGCCGAGGGCACCGCAGTCCACATGAATCCGCTCACCTATGTGGCGGCGTGCGAGGCCGCCCTGGACAGAGGTGACTGTCCTGCCAACGTGCGGAGAACCCCGCTGACGTCTGAGAGGCGCTCGAGCGATgccacgcatgcaggcaACCCTGAGGACGCGAATACCGGCTTACGCCAGCCGTCCTGCTTTTCCCTCGTTATCGCGTGCCAGCAGTCCCTGGATCTCCTCCTTCGACTCAGTGAAGTGTGTGGGCTCGAGTCTCTTCAACACACACGCCCTCCCTCGGCATCGCGGCAGCCGTCTGACTTGAGCAGCAGCAACGGGGGCGTAGCGACCCGCTCTGACAGTCCCGAAGCGCCGCCTTCAACCTCGAAAGGACATCCCTCGCCGGGGGGCCGAcaacgcagcggagacaacggcgtctgcctgcgccgcgtaGGCGCTGTGCCGCTTATCACGGTCACAACCCTCGGCATGCTtggcgtcgtccgcgtcgctgcgggcgagcgcTGCCTCGTAGAGAGAAAGGCGCAAAGCGACGGACGGATAGATTTGCGGCTCTTCGATCCTTTCCCCGAGCTGTACGAGTTTGCCATGGAATATGACCTCGACAGGTTGGATGACCTTGCTCACGCCCAGGTGCCTTTTGTCGTCATCCTGATTCAG GCTCTCAGTCGGTATCGCCGAAACTTCcaaggcgcgacgacgggctACTCGCGTTCAGCGTCCTGCCACCCTCAACCTTCGGaaccgccgtcgccgacgccgctgcctccggaggcacgcggcgaGCTCGAGAACATCATTCAAGGGATGCGGAGGCATCCGGACGAGGCCAACTtcgacgaggcgctggcAAACATCTACAGGGTTCTTAAGCTGTACAGCGTGTCTGCAGACACGATTGAG GTGATTGAAcaggcgtcttcttccctgtTTCGGCCCGCCACAAACGTCGCTTTTTGGAACATGGCCCGGGGACTAGCCGCGTTCTACCGCGCGTGTCGAAAACTCCCTGTGCAGGGCACGCTTCCCGATATGACAAGCGACACCTTGAGTTTCATCCGCCTTCAGCAGATCTATGCAAAGCGAGCAGAGGGAGACTGCAACGCCATCAGGGCTAGCGTCTCCATGCTGCAGGGAGACAGCTTCGGTTCAGACGCAGATGGCGAGCCCCTGTCCCTCTCTGAGCGCCCAAACTCGCGCaaggcgctgtcgcctcgcagacATGACTCACGAGAAGCTGCTGATGGCTCTGTAGACCCGGGTTTGTCCCGCGCACCGTCAGACAACAGCTGTCCCTCTCTTGGCGATGTCGAGAAATTCTGTCGCAACGCTCACGACCTCAAAGTCATACG ATATCGTTCACTTGGAGAGGAATTCAACCCGTCCACCGTGAATAGAGACGTTTtcgaggaggcgaccgcagcgTTGGTCACGCGCGACGATGATGAGGGCGTACCGCTTCTTCCGTGGTATGTGGCACTCTGGGCTTGCCATCGATTCGCCGCCCGTCATGACGTCTTTCCAGGTGTACGGCCAGTTGGGTGGTTCGACTCAAATTCAGACGGCTATTCGTGTTCCGGGCAGCAAAGAGGCTCCGTCACTGCCGGAAGCGGTGATGAGTCACGCGGTGCTATGTGGCAtcgacgaggagaagacgcagaaagccACTCGATAGCTTCACACCCGGAGAgaagctccgcggcgtcccCCATTGACTCAGATGTCGACTGCCTGAAGCGGGAAGTGGGCACTCTGCTTTCAGAAATCAACGTAGCTGATTTCGCCGTGGATGACAAAATAATACGGCAGATGGTCGCTTTTGGCGGATCCGAACAGCACACGACTGCTGCGATTGTCGGGGGCGTAGCCGCGCAAGAGGCTGTCAAGCTTATCTGTAACCAGTTTGAGCCGATCAACAACACCTTCATTTGGAACGGAATCGAGCGCAAAGCGGAGGTTCTTGAACTGTAA
- a CDS encoding microneme protein MIC2 (encoded by transcript BESB_007810), which produces MAATRRLRSLAVKCQLSELSLKVARLHVAGVQSCWASCVSVVCVGTSQDQLASFVEGAALSKAGPNQQCTRVMDLVLLIDDSASISKQNFEAVRKFVVDFLKLVPISEEEVHASLVTFSHTTVDVFTFKNPEGTNQELAVNAMQNLKHRRGFSTSTDEGIDRVGVIFTESSFGARAGVPKVLVLMTDGESNSYSDTKIAADKIRTQGVSVFVVGVGAAYPAECRAVVGCDSEGACPQFIQSNWSGLVNTVESIMAVVCKRLPKDAECSEWSEWSTCTATCGPGTRERRRKQLAEPVEGSAPCPTCSPLKGKTCEELGGLRLSEGCNLLECPVDAGCGEWGEWTAWAASCGHAIRSRKRVGYNTPPPRGTGVLCEQKQPPVPSEESEEKDFGPCPVNQVPGDWTDWSVCTATCGGGTRHRTRSGTPQVGELYGGQTLEEQGFEVRQEEKCGESACPVDATCGELGEWSVCSRSCGGGTSVRRRDPWENNQQHGGKSCDQQFPEGREQQKECNLEPCPVDEVAGEWLDWSTCSVSCGQGTMTRKRGPSPVKAQFGGKTIAQQNETSSEQILMEEQEDCVPFPCGPCAYEFGPWTECEGTCAGGGTRVRHTAVRFDYPDEKCSATTAELESCVPKGCEAEGGAAPVPGEGAHDESASSGAGENTTNTNEKAEEDGVPAAAIAGGVVGGVLLLAAAGGGAYYMTGSAASGAAGASASPDVSGEHQVREVEQEEREAVINVDEDGDMWSA; this is translated from the exons ATGGCCGCCACCAGACGACTCAGGTCGCTGGCTGTAAAATGTCAGCTGTCGGAGCTCAGTTTGAAGGTCGCTCGATTGCATGTCGCTGGAGTGCAGTCATGTTGggcttcttgtgtatctGTGGTTTGTGTAGGGACGTCGCAGGATCAGCTTGCCTCTTTTGTTGAGGGAGCGGCGCTCAGCAAGGCCGGACCGAACCAGCAGTGTACACGGGTGATGGACTTAGTTCTCCTCATTGACGACTCGGCAAGTATTAGCAAACAGAACTTTGAAGCGGTTCGCAAATTCGTTGTAGACTTCTTGAAATTGGTTCCGATCTCTGAGGAAGAGGTCCACGCTTCTTTGGTGACTTTCTCACACACGACAGTCGATGTGTTTACATTCAAGAACCCAGAAGGAACCAACCAGGAGCTGGCGGTCAATGCTATGCAAAACCTCAAGCACCGTCGCGGATTCAGTACATCAACTGATGAGGGTATTGACCGCGTGGGTGTTATTTTCACTGAAtcctccttcggcgcgcgagcgggtgTGCCTAAGGTGCTTGTGCTCATGACTGATGGCGAGTCCAACTCGTATAGCGACACCAAGATCGCTGCAGACAAAATCCGGACGCAAGGTGTGTCGGTTTTTGTCGTGGGTGTCGGAGCTGCGTACCCGGCAGAGTGTCGCGCCGTCGTGGgctgcgacagcgagggAGCGTGCCCGCAGTTTATTCAGTCCAACTGGTCAGGCCTGGTCAACACGGTTGAGTCCATTATGGCCGTAGTGTGCAAGAGGTTGCCGAAGGACGCAGAATGCTCGGAGTGGAGCGAGTGGTCGACCTGTACGGCCACTTGCGGTCCAGGCACGCGCGAAAGAAGGCGCAAACAGCTGGCCGAACCCGTGGAAGGTAGTGCGCCATGCCCTACGTGTTCTCCGTTGAAGGGGAAGACTTGCGAAGAGCTGGGAGGTCTCCGTCTAAGCGAAGGCTGCAATTTGCTGGAGTGCCCGGTGGAtgcgggctgcggcgagtgGGGCGAGTGGACCGCATGGGCCGCGTCCTGCGGGCATGCGATCCGCAGCCGCAAGCGCGTCGGCTACAACACCCCCCCGCCCAGAGGCACTGGCGTGCTGTGCGAACAGAAGCAACCTCCTGTGCcaagcgaagaaagcgaggaaaAGGACTTTGGACCGTGCCCTGTCAACCAGGTTCCTGGCGACTGGACAGACTGGTCTGTCTGCACCGCGACTTGCGGGGGTGGAACTCGCCATAGAACCCGTTCCGGAACCCCTCAGGTTGGTGAGCTGTACGGGGGACAGACTCTTGAGGAGCAAGGCTTCGAAGTGCGTCAGGAAGAAAAGTGCGGTGAGTCTGCTTGCCCGGTTGATGCAACGTGCGGTGAGCTAGGTGAATGGTCAGTGTGTTCCAGGTCGTGCGGAGGCGGGACGTCAGTCAGGAGACGTGATCCGTGGGAGAACAACCAACAGCACGGAGGAAAATCATGCGATCAGCAATTCccagaaggccgcgagcagcagaaggaaTGCAACCTAGAGCCTTGCCCAGTCGACGAAGTCGCCGGAGAGTGGCTCGATTGGAGCACGTGTTCTGTGTCCTGCGGGCAAGGAACCATGACCCGCAAAAGAGGTCCGAGCCCCGTAAAGGCACAGTTTGGTGGCAAAACGATTGCTCAGCAGAACGAAACCTCGTCGGAACAAATTCTTATGGAGGAGCAGGAAGACTGCGTTCCCTTCCCTTGCG GCCCGTGCGCGTACGAGTTCGGCCCGTGGACCGAGTGCGAGGGAACGTGCGCAGGTGGGGGTACGAGAGTGCGTCACACAGCGGTGCGCTTTGATTATCCGGACGAGAAGTGCAGCGCGACCACCGCAGAGCTGGAGTCTTGTGTCCCGAAGggctgcgaggcagaaggcggagcgGCTCCAGTTcctggagaaggcgcgcacgACGAATCTGCGAGCAGCGGAGCTGGCGAGAACACAACTAACACCAAtgagaaggcggaagaggaTGGCGTGCCGGCGGCCGCAATCGCAGGTGGTGTGGTTGGCGGTGTGCTGTTGCTCGCAGCtgcgggaggaggcgcgtaTTACATGAC GGGTTCGGCTGCAAGCGGGGCAGCGGGTGCCAGCGCCAGTCCGGATGTATCAGGCGAGCACCAGGTCCGCGAGGTGGAGCAAGAAGAAAGGGAGGCCGTGATCAATGtcgacgaggacggcgacaTGTGGTCAGCGTAG
- a CDS encoding hypothetical protein (encoded by transcript BESB_007840): MWTTRAAVEVAASAAASEPSFTELCGKDSAKAVPQHSEQQPLPRKGEKSQECGHRTAGLQQDGYSRERTAFTQNLSGSASSARAREAEDSMEFDSDTQNSVIDFLRLKEMLDVQRQGRPERETACCDHHDGDGGRVIFPEPHSVLKGRQESGEKLFVNICVHSQIEPWHYKYLLSEDVEHEADQDAQGVRIPLSVGERTECTDKEGQFCVSFDLIFNPGTVQECFREPRLKQLLAEFSLAAVSHKYGLTLRKEFSFPKLRYKGRLPPPPQRVKATANANIQEIPTNSTAGKTSSGSPPGEGVVAECPVPKSGAFAVNEANIPQFDAWFAPPSVVAQFVQTQFAVPAVSSNRAHTRTPSDIFFDIWRAKYVNEQGADDSGSCLNAFDFDRITEETPGRDESGRGRLPQTSLGQESRNYPDRDACLPFKKAFLLSAEEQMRHQIETGTVSIDRSRLQGYVFLLQLELCSPHCKDALSTFRASPSVSPAALARSSFASKEGGKRALRAQPCCLDPDAPPVVRVTDSHLLVTWRPPDNTLERASRREPRRHHAPGKNAKGHDQPKESAAAAQLSSHQFLFRFAFPFCSLFAKAAISTDPVPLLTVIVPTDVEAAGSLESCLSLLPNAAASHHCSTAGSVEIPAGQASKTSPEPCLQTAANATSSPGDSCERLNLQSAFGRDTGDLPATTNSSADPGSDTDALRWTQGAFTNEYLDAVF, encoded by the exons ATGTGGACTACCCGGGCTGCCGTTGAGGTggccgcttctgctgctgcttctgaaCCGTCGTTTACCGAACTCTGCGGAAAGGACTCAGCGAAGGCTGTGCCTCAACATTCAGAGCAGCAGCCACTTCCGAGGAAGGGCGAGAAGTCGCAGGAATGTGGGCATCGAACAGCGGGCCTGCAGCAAGATGGCTATTCGAGGGAGCGCACCGCTTTTACTCAGAATCTGTCTGGCTCAGCTTCATCAGCGAGAGCAAGGGAAGCTGAGGACTCGATGGAATTCGACTCAGATACACAGAATTCTGTCATTGACTTTCTGAGACTGAAAGAGATGCTCGACGTGCAACGGCAAGGACGACCGGAAAGGGAAACCGCATGCTGTGACCATCATGACGGAGATGGTGGTCGTGTCATTTTCCCAGAACCACACAGTGTGCTGAAAGGACGCCAGGAAAGTGGAGAGAAACTATTCGTGAACATATGCGTGCATTCTCAGATAGAGCCCTGGCACTATAAGTATCTTCTGTCGGAGGACGTTGAGCACGAGGCTGACCAAGATGCACAGGGGGTTCGTATCCCTCTTAGTGTCGGCGAAC GTACTGAGTGTACCGACAAAGAAGGCCAATTCTGCGTTTCGTTCGACCTCATCTTCAATCCAG gCACTGTTCAAGAGTGTTTCAGAGAGCCGAGGCTGAAGCAGCTACTTGCCGAGTTCTCTCTAGCAGCCGTCAGCCATAAGTATGGGTTGACGCTTCGCAAGGAATTCTCCTTCCCGAAACTCCGATACAAGG GACgacttccgcctcctccacagCGGGTCAAAGCCACTGCGAATGCAAACATTCAAGAAATACCCACGAATTCAACAGCAGGGAAAACGAGTTCCGGGTCACCTCCTGGTGAAGGGGTGGTAGCTGAATGCCCAGTGCCTAagagcggcgccttcgcagtaAATGAGGCAAATATTCCTCAGTTCGACGCTTGGTTCGCTCCGCCTTCAGTGGTCGCTCAGTTCGTTCAGACTCAATTCGCGGTGCCCGCTGTTAGTAGCAACCGGGCACACACACGAACTCCGTCCGACATCTTTTTCGACATCTGGAGAGCCAAATATGTCAACGAACAAGGTGCGGATGACTCTGGCAGCTGTCTTAACGCCTTTGACTTCGATCGCATAACTGAGGAAACTCCCGGTCGAGATGAAAGCGGAAGAGGCCGCTTGCCGCAGACCTCGCTGGGGCAGGAGTCAAGAAATTACCCGGACAGGGATGCATGCCTACCATTCAAAAAGGCATTTCTGCTTTCTGCGGAAGAACAGATGCGTCACCAGATAGAAACGGGTACCGTATCGATCGACCGCTCCAGGCTGCAGGGGTACGTATTTCTCTTGCAGCTTGAGTTGTGTTCGCCACATTGTAAGGATGCCCTTAGCACATTCCGCGCTTCCCCATCCGTGAGCCCTGCCGCGCTTGCACGGTCGTCTTTCGCTTCTAAAGAGGGGGGAAAGCGGGCGCTTCGTGCACAGCCCTGCTGCCTTGATCCCGACGCACCCCCTGTGGTAAGGGTTACTGACAGCCATCTCCTTGTTACGTGGCGTCCCCCGGACAATACACTTGAGCGAGCAAGCCGGCGAGAACCGCGCCGGCACCACGCCCCGGGTAAGAACGCCAAAGGGCACGACCAACCTAAggagtcggcggcggccgcccaACTCAGCAGCCATCAGTTCCTTTTCCGCTTTGCGTTCCCGTTCTGCTCTCTATTCGCCAAAGCTGCAATCTCTACTGACCCGGTCCCCCTTTTGACTGTCATCGTACCAACGGATGTAGAGGCGGCCGGTAGTCTAGAGTCCTGCCTCTCGTTACTTCCCAACGCAGCGGCTTCTCATCACTGCTCGACTGCAGGTTCAGTCGAGATCCCGGCTGGGCAAGCCTCGAAGACATCTCCTGAGCCATGCCTGCAGACTGCTGCCAATGCAACAAGCAGCCCAGGCGATTCTTGTGAACGTCTCAATTTACAGTCGGCCTTCGGACGTGACACCGGTGACCTGCCTGCTACTACGAACAGCTCTGCTGACCCTGGATCTGACACGGACGCTCTGCGGTGGACACAGGGTGCCTTTACGAACGAGTACCTAGATGCGGTGTTCTAA
- a CDS encoding hypothetical protein (encoded by transcript BESB_007800) yields MSLAEKLQERRQKEEATAAVYEDFGKRRQTFKEGKSRLYRRESCEKQLQQLNSVGIEPPTESCEVEMPTEEDSGMEGEPESSQATPPQSASSPPPPQPEMRVRKQWVQSENIRFRQDRKSPEVLQKAREIRNKFGLSAEVCVRLALLFQFRDTERGEDMLTVYLGALQRLQSGFVCAKLTSRSLKVKKKVVQVDPKSQTLYIKGVGKLYKPTTALDMRSIKDVYAGTSQSREFREVNRRIKTLGHRLEEKRCFVIKTEVRTYSLILNRAADMEDLFAVVDLLKGNHGPAVWRTDNKGADAVFRTDQEMNMDFALRS; encoded by the exons ATGTCTCTCGCGGAGAAGCTCcaggagaggcggcagaaggaggaagcCACTGCTGCTGTTTATGA GGACTTCGGCAAGAGGCGACAGACCTTCAAGGAGGGGAAGTCGCGGCTTTACAGGAGAGAGTCGTGCGAGAAACAGCTTCAACAGCTCAATAGCGTGGGAATCGAGCCTCCAACTGAAT CATGCGAAGTGGAAATGCCCACTGAGGAAGATTCTGGGATGGAGGGGGAGCCTGAGTCGTCCCAGGCAACGCCGCCTCAGTCAGCATCCtcaccgcctcctccccagcCTGAAATGAGAGTGCGGAAACAATGG GTACAGTCGGAGAATATTCGTTTCCGCCAAGATCGCAAGAGCCCAGAAGTGCTCCAGAAGGCTAGGGAAATCCGAAACAAATTCGGCCTGTCAGCCGAAGTCTGCGTGCGACTGGCGTTGCTCTTTCAGTTCCGCGACACAGAACGAG GCGAGGATATGCTCACCGTTTATCTAGGCGCTTTGCAGCGACTCCAGAG TGGTTTCGTGTGCGCCAAGCTGACGAGTCGGTCTCTGAAAGTCAAGAAGAAGGTTGTGCAGGTCGACCCCAAATCTCAGACTCTCTACATTAAAGGCGTCGGGAAAT TGTATAAACCGACGACAGCTCTCGATATGCGCTCGATCAAGGACGTTTATGCGGGAACGTCGCAGTCGCGAGAATTCCGGGAGGTTAATAGGCGGATTAAAACGC TCGGTCACCGCCTCGAGGAGAAGCGATGCTTTGTGATCAAGACCGAGGTGCGCACATACAGCTTGATACTGAATCGCGCAGCAGATATGGAGGACCTGTTCGCCGTAGTGGATCTGCTGAAGGGGAACCATGGGCCGGCAGTCTGGCGAACTGACAACAAAGGAGCCGATGCCGTTTTCAGAACGGACCAAGAAATGAACATGGATTTTGCTCTGCGATCCTGA
- a CDS encoding 2-oxoglutarate/malate translocase OMT (encoded by transcript BESB_007820), with protein sequence MASTSSPNSLEAATSSAAPVPGASAAPPSQPVAAAKKPDTLMKRVQPFAVGGLSGCIATTCIQPIDMIKVRIQLAGEAGGSTNPFTIFRNIINNEGFKGLYKGLDAGIIRQLTYSTARLGLFRIISDEMRHRAPKDKNGVAPPLPLWKKAVAGLAAGGLGSFFGNPADLALIRLQADATLPPEQRRNYTGVLNAMTRIVKEEGLFGLWRGSTPTVLRAMALNMGMLASNDQAKELLEPSFGKGWATTLGASAISGFFAVTFSLPFDFIKTRMQKMRPDPVTGKLPYANFWDAVVKITRREGIMCLYSGYSTYYVRIAPHAMITLISMEYLNKTWNRYSN encoded by the exons ATGGCGTCCACTTCTTCGCCGAACTCCCTGGAAGCAGCCActtcctccgcagctcctgTACCAGGAGCATCAGCAGCCCCTCCGTCGCAACCGGTGGCTGCTGCCAAGAAGCCTGACACGCTAATGAAGCGTGTGCAGCcgttcgccgtcggcgggcTTTCAGGGTGCATTGCGACGACGTGTATCCAGCCTATCGATATGATCAAAGTGCGGATTCAGCTTGCAGGAGAGGCTGGCGGCTCGACGAACCCTTTCACCATCTTCAGAAACATCATCAACAACGAGGGATTCAAAGGCCTCTACAAAGGTCTTGACGCTGGAATTATCCGCCAG tTGACGTACAGCACGGCTCGCCTAGGTCTTTTCCGCATCATCAGTGATGAGATGCGGCACAGGGCCCCGAAGGACAAGAacggcgtcgctcctcccCTGCCCCTCTGGAAGAAAGCTGTTGCCGGCCTTGCTGCAGGCGGCTTGGGTAGCTTCTTCGGCAACCCGGCGGATCTCGCCCTCATTCGCCTTCAG GCGGATGCGACACTTCCCCCAGAGCAACGCCGGAACTACACTGGAGTTTTGAACGCCATGACCCGCATCGTCAAAGAGGAAGGCCTCTTCGGTCTTTGGCGGGGGAGCACTCCGACAGTTCTCCGCGCTATGGCTCTGAATATGG GGATGCTGGCGTCTAACGATCAAGCGAAGGAGCTTCTGGAGCCGTCGTTTGGAAAAGGCTGGGCGACAACGCTTGGAGCGAGCGCCATTTCAGGTTTCTTTGCGGTGACTTTCTCCCTGCCGTTCGACTTCATCAAAACAAG GATGCAGAAAATGCGCCCCGATCCGGTAACCGGCAAGTTGCCGTATGCGAACTTCTGGGATGCCGTTGTCAAGATCACCCGGCGTGAAGGAATCATGTGCCTCTACTCGGGCTACTCGACTTACTACGTTCGAATTGCTCCGCATGCGATGATCACCCTCATCTCCATGGAATACCTGAACAAGACGTGGAACAGGTATTCTAACTGA